A part of Falco cherrug isolate bFalChe1 chromosome 16, bFalChe1.pri, whole genome shotgun sequence genomic DNA contains:
- the LOC129737500 gene encoding acrosin-like: MALHYGMSRVVGGTDAQPGAWPWIVSIQALVEGGTAHICGGSLISPQWVLTAAHCFIEVRHIAILRVVLGATQLTQLGPEAQVRAVRRLLVHQHYWNVTQRNDIALLELDQPVQCNSYVQLACVPDASLRVSELTACYVSGWGARKARGEWPKHRSAYALQEAQVHLIDARVCNSSGWYRGAIHSHNICAGYPQGGIDTCQGDSGGPLVCQDKSADYFWLVGVTSWGTGCARGRKPGVYTSTQHFYDWILAQMGLRPAVTTTARPQPGFTYTPVQRPRPRPTESSRFPPCPFPVQKLLDFFTRLQELLQYLRAK, translated from the exons atggctttgcactacggcatgtcgcgcgtcgtgggtggcacagatgcccagccaggggcctggccctggatcgtcagcatccaggctctcgtggaaggaggcacggcgcacatctgcgggggctccctcatcagcccacagtgggtcctcacagcagcccactgcttcatcgaggtcag gcaCATCGCCATCTTGCGCGTGGTGCTCGGTGCcacccagctgactcagctgggacctgaggctcaggtgcgcgccgtcaggcggctgctggttcaccagcactactGGAACGTCACGCAGAGGAatgacattgccttgctggaactggaccagcctgtccagtgcaacagctacgtacagcttgcctgtgtgcccgacgcctcgctgagagtctcagagctgacggcctgctacgtcagtggctggggtgccaggaaagcaagaggtgagtGGCCCAAACACA gatcggcatacgcgctgcaggaggcccaggtccacctcattgatgccagggtctgtaacagcagcggctgGTACAGGGGGGCCATCCACAGCCACAACATCTGTGCTGGCTACCCGCAGGGCGGcatcgacacctgccag ggggacagcggtgggcctctcgtgtgccaagacaagagcgccgactacttctggcttgttggcgtgaccagctgggggacgggctgtgcgagAGGAAGgaagcccggagtctacacctccacccagcacttctacgactggatcctggcgcagatgggcctgcgcccagcagtaaccactactgcaaggccacagccagGCTTCACATACACCCCCGTtcagaggccaaggccaaggccaacagaatCGAGCCGGTTTCCACCCTGcccgtttccagtccagaagctgctggacttctttactcggctgcaggagctcctgcagtacctaagggcAAAATAG
- the LOC102059686 gene encoding olfactory receptor 14C36-like: MYFFLLNLSFLDLGSISTTLPKAMANTLWDTRIITYSECAAQAFLFVFFISAEYFLLAVMAYDRYMAICQPLHYGTLLGSRPCVHMAVALYGSDVLYALLHTANTLSLPLCHGNALDQFSWEIPQILKLSCSHAYLREAGLIVVSACLFFGCFVFIVLSYMQIFRAVLRIPSEQGRHKAFSTCLPHLAVVSIFLSTAMFAHLKPPSMSSPSLNLVVSVLYSVVPPVANPLIYSMRNKELKDALKKLM; encoded by the coding sequence atgtacttcttcctcctcaatCTCTCCTTCCTCGACTTGGGATCCatctccaccactctccccaaagccatggccaACACACTCTGGGACACCAGGATCATCACCTACTCAGAATGTGCTGCCCAAGcctttctctttgtatttttcatttcagcagaatattttctcCTCGCCGTCATGGCGTATGACCGCTACATGGCCATCTGCCAACCCCTGCACTAtgggaccctgctgggcagcagacCTTGTGTCCACATGGCAGTAGCTCTCTATGGCAGTGATGTTCTCTACGCTTTACTGCACACGGCCAATACACTTTCACTGCCACTCTGCCACGGCAATGCCCTGGACCAGTTCTCCTGGGAAATCCCTCagatcctcaagctctcctgctcacaTGCCTACCTCAGGGAAGCTGGGCTTATTGTAGTTAGTGCCTGTTTATTctttggctgttttgttttcattgttctgtcCTATATGcagatcttcagggctgtgctgaggatcccctctgagcagggacggcacaaagccttttctacgtgcctccctcacctggccgTGGTCTCCATCTTTCTCAGCACTGCCATGTTTGCCCACCTGAAACCCCCCTCCATGTCTTCCCCATCTCTGAATCTGGTGGTGTCAGTCCTGTACTCGGTGGTGCCTCCAGTAGCGAAccccctcatctacagcatgaggaacaAGGAGCTCAAGGATGCACTGAAGAAGCTCATGTAA
- the LOC129737501 gene encoding LOW QUALITY PROTEIN: olfactory receptor 14J1-like (The sequence of the model RefSeq protein was modified relative to this genomic sequence to represent the inferred CDS: inserted 1 base in 1 codon), with translation MRYTALFLFLFISAEYSLLTIVAYDRYVAICQPLHYGTLLGSRACVHMAAAAWASGFLNAALHTANTLSLPLCHGNAVGQFFCEISQILKLSCSRAYLRKLGFFXFSACIGFGYFLYIVLSYMHIFKAVLRNNSEQERNKFLSTCLPHLAVVSLFLSTAMFAHLKPPSMSSPSLNLVVSVRYSVVPPVANPLIYSMRNQELKDALKKLIQSVISQQQ, from the exons ATGCGCTAcacagctctttttctttttctttttatatcagCAGAGTATTCTCTCCTCACCATCGTGGCCTATGACCGCTacgtggccatctgccagcccctgcactacgggaccctgctgggcagcagagcttgtgtccacatggcagcagctgcctgggccagtGGGTTTCTCAATGCTGCGCTGCACACGGCCAATACACTGTCACTGCCGCTCTGCCACGGCAATGCTGTGGGACAGTTCTTCTGTGAAATCTCCCagatcctcaagctctcctgctcacGGGCCTACCTCAGGAAGCTGGGCTTCT TTTTTAGTGCTTGTATAGGATTtggttattttctttacattgtGCTTTCCTACATGCACATCTTCAAGGCTGTGCTGAGGAACAACTCTGAACAGGAACGGAACAAATTCCTTTCCAcgtgcctccctcacctggccgtggtctccctctttctcagcaCTGCCATGTTTGCCCACCTGAAACCCCCCTCCATGTCTTCCCCATCTCTGAATCTGGTGGTGTCAGTCCGGTACTCGGTGGTGCCTCCAGTAGCGAAccccctcatctacagcatgaggaaccaggagctCAAGGATGCACTGAAGAAGCTGATACAGTCAGTAATCTCTCAGCAGCAATAA